A region of bacterium DNA encodes the following proteins:
- a CDS encoding iron-containing alcohol dehydrogenase has translation MITTFSFPTKIIFGPGAIGQFEAALTELGGVRPLIVTDKGLVASGIIKQVTVPLKKAGLEFSVFDEVVSNPIEDNLWAGVARFQQEKCDMIIGLGGGSPLDAAKAIGLLATHPPPLAQYDEKLEGWRHVRPSLPPLLAIPTTAGSGSEAGRSAVITLNATQRKTVIFSPHLMPRLAICDPELTLRLPPHISAATGMDALTHCLEAFVARGYHPLCDGIALQGIRLIAGSLLRAVHYGDDVRARTDMMMAALMGAVALQKGLGVCHALAHPLSALAGLPHGLANAIMLPHVLEFNQNAAPERLAEIAVALEARRDETAALTIRRLNKFAGIPEKLSAVGVKAEQIPALVEQAFEDASHRLNPRPVTRENLRALYEAAL, from the coding sequence ATGATCACCACCTTCTCCTTTCCCACCAAAATCATCTTCGGGCCGGGCGCGATCGGCCAGTTCGAAGCGGCGCTCACCGAGCTGGGCGGCGTACGGCCGCTGATCGTGACGGACAAGGGTCTGGTCGCGAGCGGCATCATCAAACAAGTCACGGTACCGCTCAAAAAAGCCGGGCTGGAGTTCAGCGTGTTCGATGAAGTCGTCTCGAATCCGATAGAGGACAACCTCTGGGCCGGGGTCGCGCGTTTTCAGCAGGAGAAATGCGACATGATCATCGGCTTGGGTGGCGGCTCGCCGCTGGATGCCGCCAAAGCCATTGGCCTGCTCGCCACGCATCCGCCGCCGTTGGCGCAATACGACGAAAAGCTCGAAGGCTGGCGGCACGTGCGGCCATCGTTGCCGCCCCTGCTCGCCATTCCCACCACCGCCGGCAGCGGCAGTGAGGCCGGCCGCAGCGCGGTGATCACGCTCAACGCCACGCAGCGCAAGACGGTGATATTCTCGCCGCATCTCATGCCGCGCCTGGCGATCTGCGACCCGGAGCTGACGCTCCGGCTGCCGCCGCACATCTCCGCCGCCACCGGCATGGACGCGCTCACGCACTGCCTCGAGGCCTTTGTTGCCCGCGGTTATCATCCCCTGTGCGACGGCATTGCGTTGCAGGGCATACGCTTGATTGCCGGCAGCCTGTTGCGCGCGGTGCACTACGGCGACGACGTGCGGGCGCGCACCGACATGATGATGGCAGCCCTGATGGGCGCGGTGGCGTTGCAGAAGGGCTTGGGCGTGTGCCACGCGCTGGCGCATCCGCTTTCCGCCCTCGCGGGCCTGCCTCACGGACTGGCGAACGCGATCATGCTGCCGCACGTGCTGGAGTTCAATCAGAACGCGGCGCCGGAGCGGCTTGCCGAGATTGCCGTTGCCCTGGAGGCCAGGAGAGACGAGACGGCCGCCCTTACCATCAGACGCCTCAACAAATTCGCCGGCATTCCGGAAAAGCTCTCAGCCGTGGGAGTGAAAGCCGAGCAGATTCCCGCGCTGGTCGAGCAAGCCTTCGAGGATGCCTCGCATCGTCTCAATCCGCGGCCGGTAACCAGGGAGAATTTGCGCGCCTTGTATGAGGCCGCGCTTTAG
- a CDS encoding glycosyl hydrolase-related protein: MFRRLLDAAQGVTSRRQRRFWSDGKKQVAALCRAGGVAAGLMPPHGGWRQRLSWYMFFVIASLVAAAPGLQAQEIREWLVLGSFSTEKGKGLETDYAGNEAIVRPHGGLTTAGLSWRHYQTPEAHLDFLDLMLDFFPVENVVAYAHCYVHSPARDSAVALIVSYDDFAALRVNGQPVWMQKDRRANRLEQDTVTITLQKGWNALLFKVMNGVGEWSLAARFVDTPGLTVQAEIPERLTTIPRADPELIRIRKIEPAEKAIFTVDNRPALQFRTVIFNPQQQPLGGCRARLLARNGKAVGGEAAFELHAGEIRAVYFTVPVSAILNSFQASGAWQMRLQFDNHEVKRVVPLQYDARLLDKILGSFEVEGVEPLASNGSSGFRRVLFVPWEWAGMPLYVSADLGTAVGTVLINGEQRLFNHQGYTGDLFLTDSAEVAARYEIVVHASAGRASRYEADAVTATDAEIPAPRLTIAVENLALRRYLSAAALLQQYRGDEIAEQKTLDEKMFAALKARNVATLNQLIDEAHAKLPQVPEAELKVPDVSLVGNAHVDLGKYADIGAGMQHYRATFTQVIKNFAKYPGFHFSQAHASTYWWVEQNDPQLFNAITEAVQQKRWEIVGGSWAESDMNLPAGESLARQFLYGKRYLKSKFGVDSKVAWMLDSFGHAVSVPQILKKSDMRSYVFYRPWESMRLFEWEGLDGSRVLGYRPPEQFDLPLSRDEGRHALAANQRFGWPKAVRLYGVGSGPASRDIRLADDLAYLTAGRANHPAVPAVRMTGARGFFEELETANRKLSVHRDEINFAMRGAWANNARLKRSHRRSEMALPAAEAFALIARQYGFVYPQAELTQQWRSVLFNQSQSIFAGATTSGVSEDALRTYREATETAKAALDKAMTRIETAINTKSANSSEKALVVYNSLNWPRTDVVEVEVTVPPPPPAKPVATKPKRGKNAVTVDTTQGLIPLPYFREASGARLPAQILLRDSTAEGIHYKLLFFPENVPALGYKVYWLEWLKQEAEVPGRARIDLPALAMNNGFFTVRLDSASGGLLRLVDSRQNREWMAAAGGLEMLGERNTPQTALEFDYDGRREIVRMSARPEIIEAGPLRARLRTYLTDGNTTLRQEYVIYANLPRLELQYTGRWQEQDRVLKIGFPFYVPDSRAQFEIPFGAMARPMNGEEVPMQKWLDLSNEQFGVTVVNDGKYSADVKDGFVRITALRSATSLDQGEQQFNLAIVPHEGDWKQAIQAGYGFNQPLIARFVEQHAGALPATHSFVSVEPRNVVLSALKKAEDDDSWIVRLFESTGTAVNASITLPFSATAVSEVNLIEWEDKPLPLSGQRMTVTLAPWEVKTLKVKGQPVFKE, encoded by the coding sequence ATGTTCAGGAGATTGCTCGACGCGGCACAGGGAGTGACAAGTCGAAGGCAAAGGCGGTTTTGGAGTGATGGAAAGAAGCAAGTCGCGGCGCTGTGCCGCGCTGGCGGAGTAGCCGCCGGCCTGATGCCGCCGCATGGCGGCTGGCGTCAGCGCTTGAGTTGGTACATGTTCTTTGTCATTGCTTCGCTCGTTGCCGCCGCGCCGGGATTGCAGGCGCAGGAGATCCGCGAGTGGCTTGTGCTCGGCTCCTTCTCCACTGAAAAAGGCAAAGGGCTTGAAACTGATTATGCCGGCAATGAGGCGATCGTGCGGCCGCATGGCGGGCTGACTACCGCCGGCCTAAGCTGGCGGCATTATCAAACGCCTGAGGCGCATCTCGACTTTCTGGATTTGATGCTGGATTTTTTTCCAGTGGAGAACGTCGTTGCCTATGCGCACTGTTACGTGCACAGCCCGGCGCGCGACAGCGCCGTCGCGTTGATCGTCAGCTACGATGACTTCGCTGCCTTGCGCGTCAACGGCCAGCCGGTGTGGATGCAAAAAGATCGGCGGGCAAATCGCCTGGAGCAGGACACGGTCACGATCACGCTGCAAAAGGGCTGGAATGCGCTGCTGTTCAAAGTGATGAACGGCGTCGGTGAATGGTCGCTCGCCGCGCGTTTTGTCGACACGCCGGGCCTGACGGTGCAGGCGGAAATTCCCGAGCGCCTGACCACGATTCCGCGTGCCGATCCGGAATTGATTCGCATTCGTAAGATCGAGCCGGCGGAAAAAGCCATCTTCACGGTGGACAATCGCCCGGCGCTGCAATTCCGCACGGTGATTTTCAATCCGCAGCAGCAACCGCTCGGCGGCTGCCGCGCCCGGCTGCTGGCACGCAACGGCAAGGCGGTGGGCGGCGAAGCGGCGTTTGAGTTGCATGCCGGTGAGATTCGCGCGGTTTACTTCACGGTGCCGGTGAGCGCCATTCTCAACAGCTTTCAAGCTTCGGGCGCCTGGCAAATGCGGCTGCAGTTCGACAATCATGAAGTGAAGCGCGTGGTGCCGCTGCAATACGATGCGCGGCTGCTGGACAAGATTCTCGGCAGCTTCGAAGTCGAAGGCGTCGAGCCGCTCGCCAGCAACGGCAGCAGTGGATTTCGCCGCGTGCTGTTCGTGCCGTGGGAATGGGCAGGCATGCCGCTTTATGTCTCGGCGGATTTGGGCACCGCAGTCGGCACGGTGCTGATCAACGGCGAGCAGCGCCTGTTCAATCATCAAGGCTATACCGGTGATCTGTTTCTCACCGACAGCGCCGAGGTCGCGGCGCGCTACGAAATCGTGGTGCATGCCAGCGCCGGCCGCGCCAGCCGCTATGAGGCCGACGCCGTGACCGCCACTGACGCTGAGATTCCGGCGCCGCGGCTCACCATCGCCGTCGAAAATCTTGCCTTGCGGCGTTATCTCTCGGCGGCCGCGTTGCTGCAGCAATACCGCGGTGATGAAATCGCGGAGCAGAAGACGCTCGATGAGAAGATGTTCGCGGCGCTCAAAGCGCGCAACGTCGCCACGCTCAACCAGCTCATTGACGAAGCGCACGCCAAGCTGCCCCAAGTGCCAGAAGCCGAGCTGAAAGTTCCCGACGTGAGCTTGGTCGGCAATGCCCATGTCGATCTCGGCAAGTACGCCGACATCGGGGCCGGCATGCAGCACTATCGCGCCACTTTCACGCAGGTGATCAAGAACTTCGCGAAATATCCCGGCTTTCACTTTTCCCAGGCGCATGCCTCGACCTACTGGTGGGTCGAACAAAACGATCCGCAGCTCTTCAATGCCATCACCGAGGCGGTGCAACAGAAGCGTTGGGAGATTGTAGGCGGCAGTTGGGCGGAGAGCGACATGAATCTGCCGGCCGGCGAAAGCTTGGCCCGCCAGTTTCTCTACGGCAAACGTTATCTCAAGTCCAAGTTCGGGGTGGATTCGAAAGTCGCGTGGATGCTGGACAGTTTTGGCCACGCGGTGAGCGTGCCGCAGATTCTCAAGAAGAGTGATATGCGCAGTTACGTGTTTTACCGGCCGTGGGAATCGATGCGGCTGTTCGAGTGGGAGGGCCTCGATGGCAGCCGGGTGCTGGGCTATCGGCCGCCGGAGCAATTCGATCTGCCGCTCAGCCGTGATGAAGGCCGGCACGCCCTGGCCGCGAACCAGCGCTTTGGCTGGCCCAAAGCCGTGCGGTTGTACGGCGTCGGCAGCGGCCCTGCCAGCCGTGATATCCGTCTCGCGGACGACCTGGCCTATCTTACCGCGGGGCGCGCGAATCATCCGGCAGTACCGGCGGTGCGCATGACCGGCGCGCGCGGCTTCTTCGAGGAATTGGAGACGGCCAACCGCAAGCTCAGCGTGCATCGCGACGAGATCAACTTTGCCATGCGTGGCGCGTGGGCCAACAATGCGCGGTTGAAACGCAGCCACCGCCGCAGCGAAATGGCCCTGCCCGCGGCCGAAGCCTTTGCCTTGATCGCGCGGCAGTACGGCTTCGTTTATCCGCAAGCCGAATTGACCCAGCAATGGCGCAGCGTTCTTTTCAATCAATCGCAGAGCATTTTTGCCGGCGCCACCACCAGCGGCGTGAGTGAAGACGCACTGCGCACCTATCGCGAAGCCACGGAAACCGCCAAGGCCGCGCTGGACAAGGCCATGACGCGAATCGAGACCGCCATCAACACCAAGTCGGCAAACAGCTCGGAGAAAGCCCTGGTGGTCTACAACTCGCTCAACTGGCCGCGCACCGACGTGGTGGAGGTGGAAGTGACCGTGCCGCCGCCACCGCCCGCAAAACCGGTGGCAACGAAACCCAAACGCGGCAAAAATGCAGTCACGGTGGATACCACGCAAGGGTTGATACCGCTGCCGTACTTCCGCGAGGCTTCCGGCGCGCGCTTGCCGGCACAAATTCTGTTGCGCGACTCGACTGCCGAAGGCATTCACTACAAGCTGCTCTTCTTCCCGGAAAATGTGCCGGCGCTCGGCTACAAAGTGTATTGGCTGGAATGGCTCAAGCAGGAGGCCGAAGTTCCCGGCCGTGCGCGCATCGATCTCCCCGCCCTGGCTATGAACAACGGGTTCTTCACCGTGCGCCTGGATTCCGCTTCCGGCGGGCTGTTGCGGCTGGTGGACAGCCGCCAAAACCGCGAATGGATGGCGGCGGCCGGCGGCCTCGAAATGCTGGGCGAGCGCAACACCCCGCAAACCGCGCTGGAATTCGATTATGACGGCCGCCGCGAAATCGTGCGCATGTCGGCGCGGCCGGAAATCATCGAAGCCGGGCCGCTGCGCGCGCGCCTGCGCACCTATTTGACCGACGGCAACACCACCCTGCGCCAGGAGTATGTGATCTACGCCAATCTGCCGCGCCTGGAATTGCAATACACCGGCCGCTGGCAGGAGCAGGATAGAGTCTTGAAAATCGGCTTTCCGTTCTACGTGCCGGACAGCCGCGCGCAATTCGAAATTCCCTTTGGCGCCATGGCCCGCCCGATGAATGGTGAAGAAGTGCCCATGCAGAAATGGCTCGACCTTTCCAATGAGCAATTCGGCGTGACCGTGGTGAATGACGGCAAATACAGCGCGGATGTGAAAGACGGCTTCGTGCGGATTACCGCGCTGCGCAGCGCCACCTCGCTGGATCAGGGCGAGCAGCAATTCAATCTCGCCATCGTCCCGCATGAGGGCGATTGGAAGCAGGCCATTCAAGCCGGCTATGGCTTCAATCAGCCTTTGATTGCGCGCTTCGTTGAGCAGCACGCGGGCGCGCTGCCGGCGACCCACAGCTTCGTGAGCGTCGAGCCGCGCAACGTGGTGCTGTCGGCGCTGAAGAAAGCCGAAGATGACGACAGTTGGATCGTGCGCCTGTTCGAAAGCACCGGCACGGCGGTGAACGCCAGCATCACCCTGCCCTTCTCCGCCACCGCGGTGAGTGAAGTCAATCTCATCGAATGGGAGGACAAGCCGCTGCCGCTTTCCGGACAGCGCATGACCGTAACGCTCGCGCCTTGGGAAGTCAAAACTCTCAAGGTGAAAGGACAGCCCGTTTTCAAGGAGTAA
- a CDS encoding glycosyl hydrolase-related protein, translated as MIYTSPYTHKVRKGSVIAAKKVRFKFHVVSHTHWDREWYSTFQQYRMRLVRMTDRLLDLLERTPEFRYFVFDGQTIVLEDYLEIRPENRERLRNLIQAGRLEIGPWYVLPDEFLVSGEALIRNLMAGQRVGLPFGGVMKVGYSPDSFGHVAQLPQILRGFQIDNFIFTRGMGDEQDELGTEFLWVAPDGSRVLAVNQFKTYCNGNQIGFESGQESAAETPRFDLVVDFFKQETQALGAVAKPGTDDTRHLLINNGCDHQEPQADLPRILAYANSVLADSQVEHTTFSRFVHTLRRAGLSLADWSGEIHAGKRHDVLAGVLSARVYLKQQNDACENLLSRQAEPLGVLAGQLAGAESLAGFLQQAWKSLLKNHPHDSICGCSIDQVHRDMLPRFEEARQIGRLALASSLDVLAGRVKHESAPTVIAVNTLAFARSAVVRSIVLVPPHRPAKEMTLVDAAGEVVPTHVIKVRTLRSHPGYALPEAFLSVCTNAGSDVRPLDYAAKRAQLDSDIANFNLTALTEEKPWRAIELEYLVEQAPAVGYRALTLRPQATAKPQDGVTVRGNVVENKFIRVKFAGDGSFDLYHKATKKEYRRLNVLEDTADLGDEYDYSPAPKDKGIWSRNQRGKLKITHRSPLAVEVEVEGALRLPVSYDRNRKRRHAHTVTCPVRWKFTVTAASPWVAVELKVTNLARDHRLRVRVPAALSAQHTLTGQAFCMVQRPLKRPAGKNWRQTPAPTAPLQGFCAVEEQRRGLAVLVHGLYEYEAIKVKGGVELAVTLLRAVGWLSRGDLATRRDHAGPFYATPEAQCLGPQTFRYAIFPYAGAAEKLNLAAVAESYRVPLFEEQCAGAGGNLPAQFSLLQCEPACLTITAIKRCEQRNTTIVRLYNASTERVRGHLAWGLPISHAWRVNLAEERLEEITVYSKSRLELDIPAWRIVTLELEAGRKFAG; from the coding sequence ATGATCTACACCAGCCCTTACACGCATAAAGTCCGGAAAGGCAGCGTCATTGCCGCGAAGAAAGTCCGGTTCAAATTTCACGTGGTCTCGCACACCCACTGGGATCGCGAGTGGTACAGCACCTTTCAGCAATATCGCATGCGCCTGGTGCGCATGACCGACCGCCTGCTGGACTTGCTCGAACGCACGCCCGAGTTTCGCTACTTCGTGTTTGACGGGCAAACCATCGTGCTGGAGGATTATCTGGAAATCCGCCCGGAAAACCGCGAACGCCTGCGCAACCTCATTCAAGCCGGCCGGCTGGAGATCGGGCCGTGGTATGTGCTGCCCGACGAATTCCTGGTCAGCGGTGAAGCGTTGATTCGCAATTTGATGGCCGGACAGCGCGTCGGCTTGCCTTTCGGCGGCGTGATGAAAGTCGGCTACAGCCCGGACTCCTTCGGCCACGTCGCGCAACTGCCGCAGATTCTGCGCGGCTTTCAAATCGACAATTTCATATTCACGCGCGGCATGGGCGATGAGCAGGATGAACTGGGCACCGAGTTTCTCTGGGTGGCGCCCGACGGCAGCCGCGTGCTGGCCGTCAATCAATTCAAGACCTATTGCAACGGCAACCAAATCGGCTTTGAATCCGGCCAGGAGAGCGCCGCGGAAACGCCGCGTTTCGATCTGGTGGTCGATTTCTTCAAGCAGGAAACCCAGGCGCTCGGCGCCGTGGCCAAGCCGGGCACCGACGACACCCGCCATTTGCTGATCAACAACGGCTGCGATCATCAAGAGCCGCAGGCCGATCTGCCGCGCATCCTCGCCTATGCCAACAGCGTGCTGGCGGACAGTCAGGTGGAGCACACCACCTTCTCGCGCTTTGTGCACACGCTGCGCCGCGCCGGCTTGTCGCTGGCAGATTGGTCGGGTGAAATTCATGCCGGCAAGCGCCACGACGTGCTCGCCGGCGTGCTGTCCGCGCGCGTTTATCTCAAGCAGCAAAACGATGCCTGCGAGAACCTGCTCAGCAGGCAAGCCGAGCCGCTGGGCGTGCTTGCCGGCCAGCTCGCGGGCGCCGAAAGTCTCGCCGGCTTCCTGCAACAAGCCTGGAAGTCGCTGCTCAAGAATCATCCGCACGATTCCATTTGCGGCTGCAGCATCGATCAAGTGCATCGTGACATGCTGCCGCGTTTCGAAGAAGCGCGGCAAATCGGCCGCCTGGCGCTGGCCTCCAGCCTCGATGTGCTGGCCGGCCGCGTCAAGCATGAATCGGCGCCGACCGTGATCGCGGTGAATACGCTGGCCTTTGCGCGTTCCGCCGTGGTGCGCTCGATCGTGCTGGTGCCACCGCACCGGCCGGCAAAGGAGATGACGCTGGTCGATGCCGCCGGCGAAGTGGTGCCCACACACGTAATCAAGGTGCGCACGCTGCGTTCCCATCCCGGCTATGCGCTGCCCGAAGCTTTTCTCTCCGTGTGCACGAATGCCGGCTCCGACGTTCGCCCGCTGGACTACGCGGCCAAACGCGCGCAACTCGATAGCGACATCGCCAACTTCAACCTCACCGCCTTGACCGAAGAAAAACCCTGGCGCGCCATCGAACTGGAATATCTGGTCGAGCAGGCGCCCGCGGTGGGCTATCGCGCGTTGACGCTGCGACCGCAGGCCACCGCCAAGCCGCAAGACGGCGTGACCGTGCGCGGCAACGTGGTGGAGAACAAGTTCATTCGCGTGAAATTCGCCGGCGACGGCAGTTTCGATCTCTATCACAAAGCCACCAAGAAAGAGTATCGCCGCCTCAATGTCCTGGAAGATACCGCTGATCTCGGCGATGAATACGACTATTCGCCCGCGCCCAAAGACAAAGGCATCTGGAGCCGCAACCAGCGCGGCAAACTCAAGATCACGCATCGCTCGCCGCTGGCCGTGGAAGTCGAGGTCGAAGGCGCGCTGCGGCTGCCGGTGAGTTATGATCGCAACCGCAAGCGCCGTCACGCCCACACCGTCACCTGTCCGGTGCGCTGGAAATTCACCGTCACCGCGGCCTCGCCCTGGGTTGCAGTCGAACTCAAAGTCACCAACCTGGCGCGCGACCATCGTTTGCGCGTGCGCGTGCCGGCTGCCCTCTCGGCGCAGCACACGCTCACAGGACAAGCCTTTTGCATGGTGCAGCGTCCGCTCAAACGGCCGGCCGGCAAAAACTGGCGCCAAACGCCCGCGCCCACTGCGCCGCTGCAGGGATTCTGCGCGGTCGAAGAGCAGCGCCGCGGCCTGGCGGTTCTGGTGCATGGACTGTATGAGTATGAAGCCATCAAAGTGAAGGGCGGCGTGGAGCTGGCGGTGACCTTGCTGCGCGCCGTGGGCTGGCTGTCGCGCGGTGATTTGGCGACGCGGCGCGATCATGCCGGGCCGTTCTATGCCACTCCCGAAGCGCAATGCCTGGGGCCGCAGACTTTTCGCTATGCGATTTTCCCCTATGCCGGCGCGGCGGAAAAGTTGAATCTTGCCGCGGTGGCGGAATCCTATCGCGTGCCCCTGTTCGAAGAACAATGCGCCGGCGCGGGCGGCAACCTGCCGGCGCAATTCTCTCTGCTGCAGTGCGAGCCGGCCTGTTTGACCATCACCGCGATCAAACGCTGCGAGCAGCGCAACACTACCATCGTGCGGTTGTATAATGCTTCGACTGAGCGCGTGCGCGGCCATCTCGCCTGGGGCTTGCCCATCTCACATGCCTGGCGCGTCAATCTCGCGGAAGAACGCTTGGAGGAGATTACGGTGTATTCGAAATCGCGGCTGGAGCTGGACATTCCCGCCTGGCGCATTGTGACCCTCGAGCTGGAAGCAGGCAGGAAGTTCGCCGGGTAA